Proteins found in one Halanaerobiales bacterium genomic segment:
- a CDS encoding alpha/beta hydrolase, protein MKLLIKIILFGGIIIVGFLLFSFLYHNYQLRIEAEKYPPPGKLVEVNGHKMHVFTEGNGEITLVFMAGGGTSNPTIDFKPLWMKLTDKYRIAVVEKAGYGWSETSSNSRDVDIMLEETRKALRQSGEEGPYVLVAHSLSGLEAIYWGQKYPNEIQGIIGLDMAVPDVYLDSSFELPSSSELNIMYLVSRIGLSRFMSRKNLDKNFPLLKSDELSKEDKEKFISLFYKSSYTKNMLNEVDYIKKNAIKVKSKKVPINIPMYFFIAEDNNINIVPSWEKNLSEYISKINSGKKKLLDCGHYMHHEKSEIIADEIKKYIISKNPLKLE, encoded by the coding sequence ATGAAGCTATTAATAAAAATCATCTTATTTGGTGGGATAATAATAGTAGGATTTTTGTTATTTTCTTTTTTATATCATAACTATCAATTAAGAATTGAAGCTGAAAAATATCCTCCACCAGGAAAGTTAGTTGAAGTAAATGGCCATAAGATGCATGTATTTACTGAAGGTAACGGTGAAATTACTCTAGTATTTATGGCTGGTGGTGGTACAAGTAATCCCACTATAGATTTTAAACCTTTATGGATGAAATTAACTGATAAATATAGAATAGCAGTAGTAGAAAAAGCAGGTTATGGGTGGAGTGAAACTTCCTCAAATTCAAGAGATGTAGATATAATGCTTGAAGAGACAAGAAAAGCTTTAAGACAATCAGGTGAAGAAGGGCCTTATGTACTTGTAGCCCATTCACTTTCAGGATTAGAAGCAATTTATTGGGGGCAGAAATATCCTAATGAAATACAGGGGATTATCGGACTTGATATGGCAGTTCCAGATGTTTATTTAGATTCTTCGTTTGAGTTGCCCAGTAGTAGTGAGTTGAATATAATGTATTTAGTATCAAGAATAGGATTATCTAGATTTATGAGTAGAAAAAATTTAGATAAAAATTTTCCTTTGTTAAAATCTGATGAATTATCTAAAGAGGATAAAGAAAAATTTATATCACTTTTTTACAAAAGTTCTTATACAAAAAACATGTTAAATGAGGTTGATTATATTAAAAAAAATGCAATTAAGGTAAAATCAAAGAAAGTACCTATTAATATTCCTATGTATTTTTTTATAGCTGAGGATAATAATATAAATATAGTACCAAGTTGGGAAAAGAATTTATCTGAATATATTTCAAAAATAAATTCTGGAAAGAAAAAATTGCTGGATTGTGGACATTATATGCATCATGAAAAATCAGAGATTATAGCAGATGAAATAAAAAAATATATAATTTCAAAAAATCCTTTAAAACTTGAGTGA
- a CDS encoding ABC transporter substrate-binding protein produces MKKKIIFLALIMLIFSLTIITGNINANEMSLEIGIMPAVDSAPILLAQEKGYFAEEGLDIKVDVYTNAVNRQTALQTNKLDGAMTDLIAFVNNVNNDFPVKITTTTDGSFPILVSKDFKEKEEVKIGMMEVSVTNFLAEQFLKDKYKLNKIYIPAIPARLEMLKSGQLEMAVIPEPLASTAELQGLEKRIYKNDYDYMPEAMIFTETALSKKDKEISIFHKVYNKAVKEINEDDQEAREVLIKSLDLPIKIKNLITMPEYHLTRIPSEDYLNKVIEWVEKTDKSQIEIDYNQVVEGKYSSQ; encoded by the coding sequence ATGAAAAAGAAAATTATTTTTTTAGCACTTATAATGTTAATATTTTCACTTACGATTATAACAGGTAATATTAATGCAAATGAAATGTCTCTAGAAATTGGAATAATGCCAGCAGTTGACTCAGCTCCCATTTTATTAGCTCAGGAAAAAGGTTATTTTGCAGAAGAGGGGCTTGATATAAAAGTTGATGTTTACACAAATGCAGTTAATAGACAGACTGCTTTACAAACTAATAAATTAGATGGGGCAATGACTGATTTGATAGCATTTGTTAATAATGTGAATAATGATTTTCCTGTAAAAATAACTACAACAACTGATGGAAGTTTTCCGATATTAGTAAGTAAAGATTTTAAAGAAAAAGAAGAAGTAAAAATTGGGATGATGGAAGTAAGTGTAACAAATTTTTTAGCAGAACAATTTTTAAAAGATAAATATAAATTAAATAAAATCTATATCCCAGCAATACCTGCTCGTTTGGAAATGCTTAAATCAGGTCAATTAGAAATGGCAGTTATTCCAGAACCACTTGCTTCAACTGCTGAGCTACAGGGATTAGAAAAGAGAATATATAAAAATGACTATGATTATATGCCAGAAGCTATGATTTTTACTGAAACTGCTCTTAGTAAAAAAGATAAAGAAATCAGTATTTTTCATAAGGTATATAATAAGGCAGTAAAAGAAATAAATGAGGATGATCAAGAAGCAAGAGAGGTTTTAATTAAAAGCTTAGATTTACCAATAAAAATAAAGAATTTAATAACAATGCCGGAATACCATTTAACAAGAATTCCAAGTGAAGATTATTTAAATAAAGTAATTGAATGGGTAGAAAAGACTGATAAAAGTCAAATTGAAATTGATTATAATCAGGTAGTGGAAGGGAAGTATAGTAGTCAATGA
- a CDS encoding ABC transporter ATP-binding protein translates to MIKVNNLNFAYQKEKVLKNINLELKKGESLAVIGPSGCGKTTLLYLLAGLKKAKDGEIKINSKEINGVRNNTAVILQDYGLFPWKTVYQNLALGLKIRKFNKKKIKKTVNAALKRLDIFDLKNNYPAELSGGEKQRVAVGRSLVIKPDLLLMDEPLSALDALTREKMQNLIIDIYKRDNFSFIIVSHDIAEAAFLGHKIAVMKEGKIIEVLKNPHFGEKNLREKEEFFELQKKLRKLMIV, encoded by the coding sequence ATGATTAAGGTGAATAATTTAAATTTTGCCTATCAAAAGGAAAAAGTTTTAAAAAATATTAATTTAGAACTTAAAAAAGGAGAAAGTCTTGCTGTAATCGGCCCATCTGGCTGTGGTAAGACTACACTCCTTTATTTATTAGCAGGACTAAAAAAAGCAAAAGATGGAGAAATAAAAATAAATTCAAAAGAAATTAATGGTGTAAGGAATAATACAGCTGTTATTTTGCAGGATTACGGTCTTTTCCCCTGGAAAACAGTTTATCAAAATTTAGCTTTAGGATTAAAAATTAGAAAATTTAATAAAAAGAAGATAAAAAAAACAGTTAATGCTGCTTTGAAAAGACTTGATATATTTGATCTTAAAAATAATTATCCGGCCGAATTAAGTGGAGGCGAAAAACAAAGAGTTGCAGTAGGGCGTTCTCTGGTCATTAAACCGGATTTATTATTAATGGATGAGCCTTTATCTGCTCTGGATGCCCTAACTAGAGAAAAGATGCAAAATTTAATTATAGATATTTATAAAAGAGATAATTTTTCTTTTATAATTGTAAGTCATGATATTGCTGAAGCTGCTTTTTTAGGCCATAAAATTGCAGTAATGAAAGAAGGAAAGATTATTGAAGTTTTAAAAAATCCTCACTTTGGCGAAAAGAACTTGAGAGAAAAAGAAGAGTTCTTTGAACTACAAAAGAAATTAAGAAAGTTAATGATAGTATAA